A stretch of Vibrio maritimus DNA encodes these proteins:
- a CDS encoding Dyp-type peroxidase: protein MSLPQSAITPEAEPFALYTQLKVNQNAQQVLEALQKLPALVEELNETQPGAQLTLSVAFSHAFWSQLEQSMPSELKPFPELGEGDIFAPSSDVDVLVHCHSNRHDLHFYLLRKLMGQIAEDVTIVDETQGFRFMDSRDMTDFVDGTENPKGEQRAEVALVADGEFAGGSYVMVQRFEHNLPAWNRLNVSAQEKVVGRTKPDSIELEDVPAASHVGRVDIKEEGKGLKIVRHSLPYGTVSGPHGLLFIAYCHTVHNFDAMLESMYGVTDGKTDQLLRFTKAVTGGYFFAPSQAMFATLNVKA from the coding sequence ATGTCATTACCACAAAGTGCGATTACGCCAGAGGCAGAACCTTTTGCGTTATACACCCAATTAAAAGTCAATCAGAATGCTCAACAGGTACTAGAAGCCCTTCAAAAGCTACCTGCGCTGGTGGAAGAGCTAAATGAAACTCAACCAGGCGCTCAGCTAACGCTCTCTGTGGCTTTCTCTCACGCTTTTTGGTCTCAGCTAGAACAATCTATGCCATCGGAGCTAAAGCCATTCCCAGAGCTTGGTGAGGGCGATATTTTCGCACCGTCGTCGGATGTTGACGTGTTGGTTCACTGTCACTCGAATCGCCACGACTTGCATTTCTATTTGCTGCGCAAGCTGATGGGGCAGATTGCTGAAGATGTCACGATCGTAGATGAGACACAGGGCTTCCGTTTTATGGACTCTCGCGATATGACTGATTTCGTCGATGGCACTGAAAACCCGAAAGGTGAGCAGCGTGCAGAGGTGGCATTGGTCGCTGATGGTGAGTTTGCTGGTGGTAGTTATGTGATGGTTCAGCGCTTTGAACACAATCTTCCAGCGTGGAATCGTCTGAATGTGTCCGCTCAGGAAAAAGTGGTAGGTCGTACTAAGCCAGACAGTATTGAGCTTGAGGATGTGCCGGCTGCGTCTCACGTTGGTCGTGTAGACATCAAAGAGGAAGGCAAAGGGCTAAAAATCGTTCGTCACAGCTTGCCTTATGGCACAGTAAGTGGCCCTCACGGTCTGTTGTTTATTGCATACTGTCATACAGTACATAACTTCGACGCGATGCTTGAAAGCATGTATGGCGTTACCGATGGCAAAACCGACCAACTATTGCGCTTCACTAAAGCCGTTACTGGTGGTTACTTCTTTGCGCCTTCGCAGGCAATGTTTGCGACCCTAAACGTCAAAGCTTAA
- a CDS encoding flagellin, whose amino-acid sequence MSITVNTNVSAMVAQNHLGSASKALSQSLERLSSGHRINSAKDDAAGLQISNRLNAQISGLGVAQRNANDGISIMQTAEGAMNEATHILQRMRDLSLQSSNGSNSAQDRQALEEEFVALNDELNRIAETTSFGGRKLLNGTFGTSSFQIGAQSGEALQVGLGNLRTDQLSMGGAVYQASRAATPNWQVTDSNRELTFSYLDAAGESQTKTIELKAGDDIEQVATYINGQTDFLSASVDENGQLQVFADSEKVKGAVDFSGSFASEVGLQNGEIVTVNDLSIRSVGGAQLSVSVLDKAMQFVDSHRAALGANQNRLNHTINNLANMEENLSASQSRIRDTDYAKETTEMLKQQILQQVSTSILAQAKQTPNLALILLQG is encoded by the coding sequence ATGTCGATCACCGTCAACACCAATGTCAGTGCTATGGTTGCTCAAAATCACCTGGGTAGTGCAAGTAAAGCACTGAGCCAGTCTTTGGAGCGCTTGTCATCAGGGCATCGCATCAATAGTGCCAAGGACGACGCGGCAGGCTTGCAGATCTCTAATCGCCTCAATGCTCAAATAAGTGGCTTAGGTGTTGCTCAGCGCAATGCCAATGATGGCATCTCGATCATGCAGACCGCGGAAGGTGCGATGAATGAGGCGACTCACATCCTACAACGCATGCGCGATTTGTCCCTGCAAAGCTCTAACGGTTCTAATTCGGCTCAAGATAGACAAGCATTAGAAGAAGAGTTTGTTGCCTTGAATGATGAGTTGAATCGAATTGCTGAAACCACAAGTTTTGGTGGACGAAAACTTCTCAATGGCACCTTCGGGACGTCATCGTTCCAGATAGGGGCTCAATCTGGCGAAGCCTTGCAAGTGGGACTTGGAAACCTGCGTACAGATCAACTTTCTATGGGTGGCGCTGTATATCAGGCGAGTCGAGCGGCTACGCCGAATTGGCAAGTCACAGACAGTAATCGTGAGCTGACATTCAGTTACCTTGATGCTGCTGGCGAAAGTCAAACCAAGACGATAGAACTTAAAGCGGGCGATGACATTGAACAGGTGGCGACTTATATCAATGGTCAGACGGATTTCTTGTCGGCGTCGGTAGATGAGAACGGTCAGTTGCAGGTTTTTGCAGACTCCGAGAAAGTAAAAGGGGCCGTCGACTTTTCTGGCAGCTTTGCGAGTGAGGTTGGGCTGCAAAACGGTGAAATTGTCACGGTAAATGACCTGTCTATTCGCTCAGTTGGAGGTGCTCAGCTCTCTGTTTCTGTATTAGATAAAGCGATGCAGTTTGTGGATAGTCATCGAGCGGCTCTGGGGGCGAACCAAAACCGCCTCAATCACACCATTAATAATCTTGCCAACATGGAAGAGAATCTATCAGCATCGCAAAGCCGTATTCGTGATACTGATTATGCAAAAGAAACCACGGAGATGCTCAAGCAGCAGATTTTGCAGCAAGTGAGCACCTCAATATTGGCGCAAGCTAAGCAAACGCCAAACCTCGCTCTGATCTTATTGCAAGGCTAG
- a CDS encoding flagellin — protein sequence MAVNVNTNVSAMTAQRYLNNANQAQQTSMERLSSGHKINSAKDDAAGLQISNRLNVQSRGLDVAVRNANDGISIAQTAEGAMNETTNILQRMRDLSLQSANGSNSKAERVAIQEEVTALNNELNRIAETTSFGGNRLLNGTYGTQSFQIGADNGEAVMLSLRDMRSDNEMMGGSSYQAANAKDKDWSVAADANELTITLKDSFGQDQALTINAKAGDDIEQLATYINGQTDLVKASVNEDGQLQVFAGNNKVDGDVSFGGSLAGELGMQDAQAVTVDTIDVTTVGGAQESVAILDSALKYVDSHRAELGAFQNRFNHAINNLDNINENVNASKSRIKDTDFAKETTAMTKNQILSQASSSILAQAKQAPNAALSLLG from the coding sequence ATGGCAGTGAATGTAAACACAAACGTATCAGCGATGACTGCGCAGCGTTACCTAAACAACGCAAACCAGGCTCAACAGACGTCAATGGAGCGTTTGTCTTCTGGTCACAAAATTAACAGCGCAAAAGACGACGCAGCGGGTCTTCAAATCTCTAACCGTTTGAACGTACAAAGCCGTGGTCTAGACGTCGCAGTACGTAATGCCAACGACGGTATCTCTATCGCACAGACAGCAGAAGGTGCGATGAACGAGACAACAAACATCCTACAACGTATGCGTGACCTATCGCTTCAATCCGCGAACGGTTCAAACTCAAAAGCAGAGCGTGTAGCGATTCAAGAAGAAGTGACGGCACTGAACAACGAGCTAAACCGTATTGCAGAAACCACATCATTTGGTGGTAACCGTCTTCTAAACGGCACGTACGGCACTCAGTCATTCCAAATTGGTGCTGACAACGGTGAAGCTGTAATGCTAAGCCTACGCGACATGCGTTCAGACAACGAAATGATGGGTGGTTCAAGCTACCAAGCAGCAAACGCGAAAGACAAAGATTGGAGCGTAGCAGCGGATGCAAACGAGCTAACCATCACGCTAAAGGACAGCTTTGGTCAAGACCAAGCACTGACCATCAATGCGAAAGCAGGCGATGACATCGAGCAGCTAGCGACATACATCAATGGTCAAACAGACCTAGTAAAAGCGTCAGTAAACGAAGATGGTCAGCTACAAGTATTTGCTGGTAACAACAAAGTAGACGGTGACGTGAGCTTTGGTGGCAGCCTAGCGGGTGAGCTTGGTATGCAAGACGCGCAAGCAGTTACGGTTGATACTATCGATGTAACCACAGTAGGCGGCGCTCAAGAGTCAGTCGCGATTCTAGATTCAGCGTTGAAGTATGTAGACAGCCACCGTGCGGAGCTGGGTGCATTCCAAAACCGTTTCAACCACGCAATCAACAACTTGGATAACATCAACGAGAACGTGAATGCGTCGAAGAGCCGTATCAAAGATACCGACTTTGCGAAAGAGACGACAGCGATGACGAAGAACCAAATCCTATCGCAAGCATCAAGCTCAATCTTGGCACAAGCGAAACAAGCGCCAAACGCGGCACTAAGCCTACTAGGCTAA
- a CDS encoding SelT/SelW/SelH family protein, with product MIKAKIDIYYCRQCNWMLRATWMTQELLHTFSEEVEVISLHPDTGGRFEIHCNGELIWERKKDGGFPEAKVLKQRVRDIIAPDRDLGHVDSVSNKAQ from the coding sequence ATGATTAAAGCCAAGATAGACATCTACTACTGTCGCCAATGCAACTGGATGCTACGTGCAACCTGGATGACTCAAGAACTGCTGCACACCTTCAGCGAAGAGGTGGAAGTCATTAGCTTACACCCAGATACGGGTGGTCGATTTGAAATACATTGCAATGGTGAACTGATCTGGGAGCGTAAGAAAGACGGAGGCTTCCCTGAAGCCAAGGTATTAAAACAGCGCGTTCGCGATATTATCGCCCCCGATAGGGATTTAGGGCATGTTGATAGTGTAAGTAATAAAGCTCAATAA
- a CDS encoding regulatory protein ToxS, producing MKMKYAAILLALSTALSAWLYWGSDLKLEQVLTAKEWQSNMVGIIAARDYPDTDIGPLSRLEMSANVKYLPGGEYIRESSMRLFGDDPETHTLIKISEMGTWTISDNYLLISPREFKDTATAQSDEFTHEQLAMIKQFLKMEAQQSRRIDIVNEKTLLLTSLNQGSSILFSN from the coding sequence ATGAAAATGAAATACGCCGCTATTCTTCTTGCGCTATCTACTGCGCTTAGTGCCTGGCTTTACTGGGGCAGCGACCTCAAGCTTGAGCAAGTTCTGACAGCGAAAGAGTGGCAATCGAACATGGTTGGCATTATCGCAGCGCGAGATTATCCGGATACAGATATTGGTCCATTGAGCCGACTTGAAATGTCTGCCAACGTTAAGTATCTACCGGGTGGTGAATACATCCGTGAATCATCAATGCGTTTATTTGGTGATGATCCTGAGACCCACACTCTGATTAAAATTTCGGAGATGGGCACTTGGACCATTAGCGACAACTACTTGTTAATTTCACCACGTGAGTTTAAAGACACGGCAACAGCACAATCGGACGAGTTCACTCATGAGCAGCTTGCGATGATCAAACAGTTTCTAAAAATGGAAGCTCAGCAAAGCCGTCGTATCGACATCGTAAACGAGAAGACACTGCTGCTAACCAGTTTGAATCAAGGCTCTTCTATCCTGTTTTCAAACTAA
- a CDS encoding winged helix-turn-helix domain-containing protein, with protein MSNIGTKFILGQKYIFDPNSNSLVDQTNNDEVVRLGSNESRILLLLAERPNEVVTRNELHEFVWRDQGFEVDDSSLTQAISTLRKMLKDPTKSPQFVKTVPKRGYQLISTVERSVPMASSEAINEAPVAELPADKLEAATAATAAAQPAPAPVAAPKEKTPPTVWAMVVAAILLPILVLMVTNPAQSTFRELSVVENVKIVTPESHPDVSSWQPKIEQCVAKYVETHTGDMLPVEVIVTGDQSDQIALNFVHTVEHSGENSTMRIFTEQSDLDKVCQ; from the coding sequence ATGAGTAACATAGGCACTAAGTTTATACTCGGCCAGAAGTACATTTTTGACCCAAACAGTAATTCGTTGGTCGATCAAACTAATAACGATGAAGTAGTACGTCTTGGTAGTAATGAAAGTCGCATCCTACTTCTGCTTGCTGAAAGACCTAATGAAGTTGTCACTCGTAATGAACTGCATGAGTTTGTATGGCGTGATCAAGGCTTTGAGGTTGATGATTCAAGCTTGACGCAAGCTATCTCTACCTTGCGTAAAATGCTGAAAGACCCAACGAAATCACCCCAGTTTGTGAAAACGGTGCCGAAACGCGGTTATCAATTGATCTCAACGGTTGAACGCTCAGTACCGATGGCATCTTCAGAAGCCATCAACGAAGCGCCCGTTGCGGAACTGCCAGCCGACAAGCTCGAAGCTGCTACAGCAGCCACTGCAGCGGCTCAACCAGCTCCAGCACCTGTTGCCGCTCCTAAAGAGAAAACGCCACCGACCGTTTGGGCGATGGTTGTTGCGGCTATTTTGCTGCCAATTTTAGTGTTGATGGTCACCAATCCGGCTCAGTCTACGTTTAGAGAGCTCAGTGTCGTCGAAAACGTGAAAATCGTCACACCGGAAAGCCACCCTGATGTCTCCAGCTGGCAGCCAAAGATTGAACAGTGTGTCGCGAAATATGTAGAGACGCATACTGGTGACATGCTACCGGTTGAGGTTATTGTTACTGGTGACCAAAGCGATCAAATTGCACTTAACTTCGTGCACACCGTAGAGCACTCAGGCGAAAACAGCACAATGCGCATTTTCACTGAGCAATCTGACCTCGATAAAGTTTGCCAGTAA
- the htpG gene encoding molecular chaperone HtpG, with protein MSTVETKNKETRGFQSEVKQLLHLMIHSLYSNKEIFLRELISNASDAADKLRFQALSNSELYQGDADLGVKLSFDEKNNTLTVSDNGIGMTRDDVIEHLGTIAKSGTKEFFAKLSEEQSKDSQLIGQFGVGFYSAFIVADAVTVRTRAAGVASDQAVQWHSAGEGDYTIEDITKETRGTDIVLHMREEGKEFLSEWRLRDVISKYSDHIGIPVSIWTLERDEEGKETDQGKWEQINKAQALWTRNKSDIKDEEYQEFYKHVSHDFADPLVWSHNRVEGKNDYTSLLYIPAKAPWDMMNRDHKSGLKLYVQRVFIMDDAEQFMPSYLRFVRGLIDSNDLPLNVSREILQDNKVTQSLRGACTKRVLTMLERMAKNDEEKYQSFWKEFGLVLKEGPAEDMSNKEKVAGLLRFASTEVDSAEQTISLASYVERMKEGQDKIYYLTADSYAAAKNSPHLEQFKAKGIEVVLMYDRIDEWLMNYLTEFDGKQFQSITKAGLDLSKFEGEEEKEKQKETEEEFKSVVERTQTYLGERVKEVRTTFKLANTPAVVVTDDFEMGTQMAKLLEAAGQEVPEVKYIFEINPEHELVKRMADEADEEAFGRWVEVLLGQAMLAERGSMTDPSQFLGAINKLLAKV; from the coding sequence ATGAGCACCGTTGAAACTAAGAACAAAGAAACCCGTGGCTTCCAGTCTGAAGTAAAACAACTGCTTCACCTAATGATCCACTCTCTGTATTCAAACAAAGAAATATTTCTAAGAGAGTTGATTTCAAACGCGTCTGACGCAGCTGACAAACTGCGTTTTCAAGCCCTATCTAACTCAGAGCTTTATCAAGGCGATGCTGACCTTGGCGTAAAGCTGTCATTTGACGAGAAGAACAACACATTAACGGTATCAGACAATGGTATCGGTATGACTCGTGATGACGTGATTGAACATCTTGGCACCATTGCGAAATCTGGTACGAAAGAATTCTTTGCCAAACTATCTGAAGAACAAAGTAAAGATTCACAACTTATCGGTCAATTTGGTGTTGGTTTCTATTCTGCGTTTATCGTCGCTGACGCCGTTACCGTGCGCACTCGAGCGGCAGGTGTGGCTTCTGACCAAGCGGTACAGTGGCACTCAGCGGGTGAGGGTGATTACACCATCGAAGACATCACTAAGGAAACTCGAGGTACTGATATCGTGCTTCACATGCGTGAAGAGGGTAAAGAGTTTTTATCTGAGTGGCGCTTGCGCGATGTGATCAGCAAGTACTCTGATCACATCGGTATTCCGGTTTCTATCTGGACACTTGAGCGTGACGAGGAAGGCAAAGAAACGGACCAGGGTAAATGGGAGCAAATCAACAAGGCTCAAGCACTTTGGACCCGTAACAAGTCAGATATTAAAGACGAAGAATATCAAGAGTTCTATAAGCATGTTTCTCACGATTTCGCGGATCCATTGGTTTGGAGTCACAACCGCGTAGAAGGTAAAAACGACTACACCAGTCTTTTGTACATCCCAGCAAAAGCCCCATGGGATATGATGAACCGCGACCATAAGAGTGGTCTAAAACTGTATGTACAGCGCGTATTTATCATGGATGACGCTGAGCAGTTTATGCCTTCTTACCTGCGTTTTGTGCGTGGCTTGATAGATTCAAATGACCTTCCGTTAAACGTGTCGCGAGAAATCCTTCAAGACAACAAGGTAACGCAATCACTTCGCGGCGCATGTACTAAGCGTGTACTTACTATGCTAGAACGTATGGCGAAAAATGACGAAGAGAAATACCAATCGTTCTGGAAAGAGTTTGGTCTTGTGTTGAAAGAAGGTCCTGCAGAGGATATGTCGAACAAAGAGAAGGTGGCTGGCCTACTGCGCTTCGCTTCGACAGAAGTTGACTCAGCAGAGCAGACGATTTCTCTAGCGTCCTACGTTGAGCGCATGAAAGAAGGCCAAGATAAGATCTACTACCTAACAGCAGACAGCTATGCAGCCGCGAAGAACAGCCCTCACCTTGAGCAGTTTAAAGCGAAAGGCATTGAAGTTGTCTTGATGTATGACCGCATCGACGAGTGGCTGATGAATTACCTCACTGAGTTTGATGGTAAGCAGTTCCAGTCAATCACTAAAGCGGGTCTTGATCTGAGCAAGTTCGAAGGCGAAGAAGAGAAAGAGAAGCAAAAAGAGACCGAAGAAGAGTTCAAGTCAGTGGTTGAGCGCACGCAAACCTACCTAGGTGAGCGCGTTAAAGAGGTTCGTACTACGTTCAAGCTAGCAAATACTCCTGCTGTTGTTGTGACGGATGATTTCGAAATGGGTACGCAAATGGCGAAGCTTCTTGAAGCGGCGGGTCAGGAAGTACCAGAAGTGAAGTACATCTTTGAAATCAACCCTGAGCATGAGTTGGTGAAGCGTATGGCGGATGAAGCCGACGAAGAAGCATTTGGCCGCTGGGTTGAAGTGTTGCTTGGTCAGGCTATGTTGGCTGAACGCGGTTCGATGACCGATCCATCGCAATTCTTAGGTGCGATCAACAAGCTTTTGGCTAAAGTCTAA
- the adk gene encoding adenylate kinase, translating to MRIILLGAPGAGKGTQAQFIMEKYGIPQISTGDMLRAAIKAGTELGKKAKAVIDAGQLVSDDIILGLIKERIAQDDCEKGFLLDGFPRTIPQADGLKEMGVEVDYVIEFDVADDVIVERMAGRRAHLASGRTYHVVYNPPKVEGKDDVTGEDLVVRDDDKEETVRARLGVYHDQTAPLIAYYGKEAEAGNTKYLKFDGTKQVADVSADIEKALS from the coding sequence ATGCGCATCATTCTTTTAGGTGCTCCAGGTGCAGGTAAAGGCACACAAGCTCAATTCATCATGGAAAAATACGGTATTCCACAAATTTCTACTGGTGACATGCTACGTGCAGCAATCAAAGCAGGCACTGAGCTTGGTAAGAAAGCGAAAGCAGTTATCGATGCAGGTCAACTTGTATCTGACGACATCATTCTTGGTCTGATCAAAGAGCGTATCGCTCAAGACGACTGTGAGAAAGGTTTCCTACTAGACGGTTTCCCACGCACTATCCCTCAGGCTGACGGCCTAAAAGAGATGGGCGTAGAAGTTGATTACGTAATCGAGTTCGACGTAGCTGATGACGTTATCGTTGAGCGTATGGCAGGTCGTCGTGCTCACCTAGCTTCTGGTCGTACTTACCACGTTGTTTACAACCCGCCTAAAGTGGAAGGTAAAGATGACGTGACTGGTGAAGACCTAGTAGTTCGTGATGACGACAAAGAAGAGACAGTACGTGCACGTCTAGGCGTATACCACGACCAAACTGCACCTCTGATTGCTTACTACGGTAAGGAAGCAGAAGCAGGCAACACTAAGTACCTAAAATTTGATGGTACTAAGCAAGTTGCAGACGTAAGTGCAGATATCGAAAAAGCACTGTCTTAA
- the hemH gene encoding ferrochelatase: MSESSKTGVLLVNLGTPDEPTAKGVKRFLEEFLHDHRVVDMTRWIWCPVLHGIILPIRSPKVAKAYQSVWMDEGSPLMVYSKRQAAKLEQELGLPVALGMSYGNPSLKAGIDQLLEQGVEKVVVLPLYPQYSGTTTAAAFDGIAKACKSISTIPAMTLIRDYHDHPLYIKALADNVRAHWEQNGRADYLLCSYHGIPKRYADNGDVYPQHCKATTELLRAELGLDESQMGMSYQSIFGREEWLKPYTDKTLEQMPSQGIKSIDIMTPAFSVDCLETLEEIAIEAKETFLEAGGEQYRYIPCLNDSDEHIAMMAQLIQSA, encoded by the coding sequence ATGAGCGAATCGTCAAAAACAGGCGTGCTACTGGTCAATCTTGGTACTCCTGACGAGCCGACAGCGAAAGGCGTGAAACGCTTTCTAGAGGAGTTTTTGCATGACCATCGTGTCGTTGATATGACCCGATGGATTTGGTGTCCAGTGCTACATGGCATTATCCTCCCAATTCGCTCGCCTAAGGTAGCGAAGGCTTATCAGTCCGTGTGGATGGATGAAGGTTCACCGCTGATGGTTTACTCAAAGCGTCAGGCAGCGAAGCTGGAGCAAGAGCTAGGACTTCCGGTTGCGCTTGGTATGAGTTATGGCAACCCGTCGCTTAAAGCCGGTATTGACCAACTTCTCGAACAAGGTGTTGAGAAAGTCGTGGTGCTGCCTTTGTACCCGCAATACTCAGGTACGACTACCGCTGCCGCGTTCGACGGTATTGCCAAAGCATGCAAGTCTATTTCTACTATCCCAGCGATGACTTTGATACGTGATTATCATGATCACCCTTTGTATATCAAAGCGCTTGCTGACAACGTGCGAGCACATTGGGAGCAAAATGGCCGCGCAGACTATCTGTTATGCTCTTACCATGGCATACCAAAGCGCTACGCAGATAACGGCGATGTGTATCCGCAGCACTGTAAAGCCACGACAGAGTTGCTAAGAGCAGAGTTAGGGCTTGATGAGTCACAAATGGGAATGAGCTACCAGTCTATTTTTGGTCGTGAGGAGTGGCTTAAGCCATACACCGACAAAACCTTAGAGCAGATGCCAAGTCAGGGTATCAAGTCGATTGATATTATGACCCCTGCCTTCTCAGTGGACTGCCTAGAAACGCTGGAAGAGATAGCGATTGAAGCGAAAGAGACGTTTCTAGAAGCTGGGGGCGAGCAGTATCGTTATATTCCATGTCTGAACGATTCAGATGAGCATATCGCGATGATGGCTCAATTGATTCAAAGCGCCTAG
- a CDS encoding peptide MFS transporter, translating to MTAQRNILGHPRGLFLLFGTELWERFSYYAMRAILVLFLTDTTINGGMGWSTKDALDLYGIYTGLVYITPLIGGYIADNYLGQRKSIIIGGILMAAGQFTLAAAASGEPSAHLFYGGLALLIAGNGMFKPNISTMVGDLYEEGDNRRDGAFTIFYMGINLGALLAGIVVGSATDSFGWSAGFVVAGVGMVFSLIMQLTMANSWLGEIGNVPAAARAKALNKSETKAPLTREEIDRLKVILIMGLFVIVFWAGFEQAGGLMNIYTQQYTDRMIGDFEVPAAWFQSLNPFFIITLAPVLAAIWVKLGKREPNSPVKFALALFFLAAGFLCMVGAVLEQGGDTSVKTSMLWLVGAFFFHTLGELCLSPIGLSLVTKLAPLRLASLMMGAWFGFNAIANYVAGLIGSHVGELGAMAIFGGIAVTAVICGVILLMFANTLVKWMHGAEQGAPSNAEQVEEQQAQLV from the coding sequence ATGACAGCACAACGCAACATCTTAGGTCACCCTCGCGGCCTGTTTCTACTGTTCGGAACCGAACTGTGGGAGCGCTTCTCCTATTACGCCATGCGCGCAATTCTGGTTCTTTTCCTGACCGATACAACAATCAATGGTGGTATGGGCTGGTCGACTAAAGATGCTCTAGATCTCTATGGTATCTATACTGGACTAGTTTACATTACGCCACTTATTGGCGGTTACATTGCTGATAACTACTTGGGTCAGCGTAAGTCTATCATTATCGGTGGCATCCTTATGGCCGCAGGTCAGTTCACCCTAGCTGCAGCGGCATCTGGTGAGCCAAGTGCACATCTGTTCTACGGTGGTCTAGCACTACTGATTGCCGGTAACGGTATGTTCAAGCCAAACATCTCAACAATGGTTGGCGATCTTTACGAAGAAGGCGATAACCGTCGTGATGGTGCGTTCACTATTTTCTACATGGGCATTAACCTTGGTGCACTTCTAGCGGGTATCGTCGTAGGCTCGGCGACAGACTCATTTGGCTGGTCTGCAGGTTTCGTCGTTGCCGGTGTTGGTATGGTATTTAGCCTTATCATGCAGCTGACCATGGCAAACTCTTGGTTAGGTGAAATTGGTAACGTGCCAGCAGCTGCACGCGCAAAAGCACTGAACAAATCTGAGACCAAAGCCCCTCTTACTCGTGAAGAGATCGACCGCCTGAAGGTCATCCTTATCATGGGTCTGTTTGTTATCGTTTTCTGGGCTGGCTTTGAGCAAGCGGGTGGCCTGATGAACATCTATACCCAACAGTATACCGACCGTATGATTGGTGACTTTGAAGTCCCTGCAGCTTGGTTCCAGTCACTGAACCCATTCTTTATCATTACCCTAGCACCTGTGCTAGCGGCTATTTGGGTGAAGCTTGGCAAACGTGAACCAAACTCGCCTGTGAAATTCGCGCTAGCGCTATTTTTCCTAGCAGCAGGTTTCCTATGCATGGTTGGTGCAGTACTAGAGCAAGGTGGCGATACCAGCGTTAAAACGTCAATGCTATGGCTTGTCGGTGCGTTTTTCTTCCATACGTTAGGTGAACTTTGTCTATCACCAATTGGTCTATCTTTGGTGACTAAGCTTGCTCCACTACGCTTGGCATCTCTCATGATGGGTGCATGGTTTGGTTTCAATGCAATCGCAAACTATGTTGCTGGTCTAATTGGCTCTCACGTTGGTGAACTAGGTGCTATGGCTATCTTTGGTGGAATCGCTGTAACGGCCGTCATCTGTGGTGTTATCCTGCTGATGTTTGCGAACACGCTCGTTAAGTGGATGCACGGTGCTGAGCAAGGCGCGCCGAGTAACGCCGAACAAGTAGAAGAGCAGCAAGCTCAGCTTGTTTAA
- the rfaH gene encoding transcription/translation regulatory transformer protein RfaH codes for MKRWYLLYCKRGEQARAKMHLENQGLECYYPEVEIEKILRGKRQKVKEPLFPSYVFVHFDYEQGPSFTTVRSTRGVVDFIRFGAHPQEVDPALIDELEKLATHPEEPETDALPKQGEAIRVTGGQFAGIDAIFQEADGEARSIMLVKMINRPVQVSIDNKDLDI; via the coding sequence ATGAAACGTTGGTATTTGCTTTATTGCAAGCGCGGTGAACAAGCCCGCGCGAAAATGCATCTCGAGAATCAAGGCTTAGAGTGCTATTACCCTGAAGTGGAAATAGAGAAGATTCTTCGAGGAAAGAGACAGAAGGTAAAAGAGCCTCTTTTCCCTTCTTATGTATTTGTTCACTTTGATTATGAACAAGGGCCTTCTTTTACTACTGTCCGCTCTACTCGTGGTGTCGTGGACTTCATTCGCTTTGGTGCTCACCCTCAAGAGGTTGATCCGGCTTTAATCGACGAGCTTGAGAAGTTGGCGACACATCCAGAAGAACCAGAAACGGATGCGCTGCCTAAACAGGGTGAAGCAATTCGAGTGACGGGTGGCCAGTTCGCTGGCATCGACGCCATCTTCCAAGAAGCGGATGGCGAAGCTCGCTCCATCATGTTGGTGAAGATGATTAATCGACCGGTGCAGGTGAGTATCGACAACAAAGATCTCGATATTTAA